In Bacteroidia bacterium, a genomic segment contains:
- a CDS encoding DUF4019 domain-containing protein: MKTAVFFLLCTILSGCTCSRMNDTSDKMGVEKIADEFYSNLQFKNYKNIYPSFSNSFWKVMDTTKFRQSLEESTEKLGALLEYNLVDWQTYVLLGSTKTVGDYTLVYKNKYEKLETTETLTLKYEDDGQIRIVGYNVLLDQLNINAR; the protein is encoded by the coding sequence ATGAAAACGGCAGTATTCTTTTTATTATGCACAATTTTATCAGGTTGTACTTGTTCTCGAATGAATGACACGAGCGATAAAATGGGTGTTGAAAAAATAGCAGATGAATTTTACAGTAATTTACAATTTAAAAATTATAAAAATATTTATCCAAGCTTTTCAAACTCGTTTTGGAAGGTTATGGACACAACAAAATTTAGACAATCACTTGAAGAATCAACAGAAAAACTAGGTGCTTTACTTGAGTATAATCTTGTTGACTGGCAAACATATGTTTTACTTGGTTCGACAAAAACTGTTGGAGATTACACTTTGGTTTACAAAAACAAATATGAGAAATTAGAGACAACTGAAACATTGACTTTAAAATATGAGGACGATGGTCAAATAAGAATTGTTGGGTACAACGTTTTACTTGACCAACTTAATATCAACGCTCGCTAA